The stretch of DNA GTTCTGCCATTCccgaagtaaaaaaaaaatgcaatcaAAGTCTAGTTATAGAGCTAACCCACAGGCAAGCCGATCAATCCTCTCGCAGCAGCcttgaaaaactgaaagtaAAGGGAACTCGATCACCACATCACTGAACAAAAAAATTTAAGAGGCATTTGATCGAACAGGTTTTGCGCACGCGCCGTACCGAGCAGCTTTTGGGGTCACGCCGGAGGTAGCTGAACACTGCGATGACCACGGGCGCTTCACAAACCTAAGTGAAGGAGAAAATTGCTCAGTTCGGATCAGCTCGGATAAGTttacgccgccggcggcgaggtgaggCGAGGGGGCGGGAAGGGTGAGCGGAAATACCACGAGGAGGCGGAGGGCGCGCGCAGGATCGGAGACGAGAGCTCCGCGGCCAGCGAGCGAGTGGGCGGCAGCGAGGCCGGCGAAGCAGAGCAcatgcgcggccgcggccgtgaAAGCGCTGATTTCGGTGACCGAGGCCATGGCGCGGCTGCGGTTGGGTACGTTAAGGCACGCGCGCTGAGGTTGAAGCTGCGGCGGCGTCACCCGActacggccgccggccggccggtcttcGCTGGCGCCCGGCGGAGGTTGATGCGGCCGGCTTGGGTTGGATGCAGATCCTCCCGGCGGAGACGCTGCTTCCCTCATCAACCGTCGGTCGGATCCAACCGTTCTCGTTTCGGTGTTTCTAGCAGGCGCCCGCATATCCGATCCATTCGACATTTTgacaaatataaaaaattaactAGTACAACATTAAAGATCACTATTTCTAATATGAAAAAAATGATAtgttaaaatttaaaaatgGCCATCGTTCAACTTTAGAATAAAAAAT from Panicum virgatum strain AP13 chromosome 9K, P.virgatum_v5, whole genome shotgun sequence encodes:
- the LOC120647445 gene encoding phosphatidylinositol-glycan biosynthesis class F protein-like, producing the protein MREAASPPGGSASNPSRPHQPPPGASEDRPAGGRSRVTPPQLQPQRACLNVPNRSRAMASVTEISAFTAAAAHVLCFAGLAAAHSLAGRGALVSDPARALRLLVVCEAPVVIAVFSYLRRDPKSCSFFKAAARGLIGLPVGAFLNAFGAIVLGAPVGIKYWMVTIYWSLLMSLFTFVPAACVFGASKIDWQNVLSHSIYFTPTEVENYMISAPCHGAVLGAWLGAWPMPLDWERPWQEWPICVTYGAVAGHLVGMAMSPVLIAVHKRRVRAKAD